Proteins from a single region of Chryseomicrobium sp. FSL W7-1435:
- a CDS encoding DUF2750 domain-containing protein, with protein MKKELHELTRLPADTRYEVFLHTVVENKEVWGLFQEGWATAEDAKGAQRIFFWPSEEFASHQAAKEWPGFTPKPIALDEFIEAWLPGLEKDEIQISVFSTAKDEILAEAETLLEDLEDLEGEA; from the coding sequence ATGAAAAAAGAATTGCATGAACTGACACGTCTACCGGCAGATACGCGGTACGAGGTCTTTTTACACACAGTAGTAGAGAACAAAGAAGTATGGGGGCTTTTCCAAGAAGGATGGGCAACTGCAGAAGACGCAAAAGGCGCACAACGTATTTTCTTCTGGCCGTCAGAAGAATTTGCTAGCCATCAAGCGGCGAAAGAATGGCCAGGGTTCACACCTAAACCAATCGCATTAGATGAGTTCATCGAAGCGTGGTTACCAGGACTTGAAAAAGACGAGATTCAGATTTCTGTTTTCTCTACTGCAAAAGATGAAATTTTAGCTGAGGCAGAAACGTTGCTCGAGGATTTGGAAGATCTAGAAGGCGAGGCGTAA
- a CDS encoding response regulator transcription factor, whose translation MTPFTVLVTDDDQEIRDGIEIYLKNEGYQVLKAANGLEALALLEQQEVHLMIMDIMMPQMDGIQATFKARETQNIPIIMLSAKSEDTDKIHGLSVGADDYVTKPFHPMELIARVKSQLRRYTKLGTYEGITSVIEKDGLVLNQESKVVTLEGEPLKLTPTEFKITELFMRNQGRVFSIPEIYERVWQEPAYNAENIVAVHIRKIREKMEADPKNPRYIKVVWGVGYKMDK comes from the coding sequence ATGACACCATTTACAGTACTCGTCACAGATGATGACCAAGAAATTCGAGACGGGATTGAAATTTACTTAAAAAATGAAGGGTACCAGGTGCTAAAGGCCGCTAACGGATTAGAAGCACTTGCACTTTTAGAGCAACAAGAAGTTCATTTGATGATCATGGATATCATGATGCCCCAGATGGACGGGATTCAAGCAACATTCAAAGCTCGGGAAACACAAAACATTCCCATCATCATGCTCTCTGCAAAATCAGAGGACACGGATAAGATTCACGGCTTGTCTGTTGGCGCAGATGATTACGTCACGAAACCATTCCACCCGATGGAACTGATTGCTCGTGTGAAATCGCAATTGCGTCGCTACACGAAGCTAGGAACATACGAAGGAATTACATCAGTTATAGAAAAAGATGGTTTAGTTTTAAACCAAGAATCGAAAGTAGTTACACTAGAAGGTGAGCCATTGAAACTCACACCGACTGAGTTCAAAATTACAGAACTGTTCATGAGAAACCAAGGACGCGTATTCTCGATTCCTGAAATCTATGAACGCGTTTGGCAAGAGCCTGCATACAATGCAGAAAATATTGTAGCAGTGCATATTCGAAAAATCCGTGAAAAAATGGAAGCGGACCCTAAGAATCCGCGGTATATAAAGGTGGTGTGGGGCGTTGGCTACAAGATGGACAAGTAA
- a CDS encoding aldo/keto reductase, whose amino-acid sequence MEFITLSNDTKIPQIGFGVWRVDNDTEAPAAVEEALRAGYRHIDTAAVYKNEEGVAKGIAASGVAREDIFLTSKIWNDDIRARRTKEAFVESLERLQTDYMDLCLLHWPVDGIVEAWAALVDLYEEGKIKSIGVSNFKQHHLDQLEEAGLMKPMVNQIELHPQNPQRAFVTSLQEAGIHVEAWSPLMQGKFLEFPLFEELAEKYGKAPSQVVLRWHLQHGHIALPKSVTPARIHENLAAFDFELSSDDMAAIDAIATDVRLGADPDEIDF is encoded by the coding sequence ATGGAATTTATCACATTAAGCAATGATACAAAAATTCCCCAAATCGGGTTTGGCGTTTGGCGTGTCGACAATGACACAGAGGCGCCGGCAGCTGTAGAAGAAGCATTACGTGCAGGTTACCGCCACATCGACACGGCGGCTGTCTATAAAAATGAAGAAGGCGTTGCTAAAGGAATCGCAGCTTCAGGCGTTGCCCGTGAAGATATCTTCTTGACGAGCAAGATCTGGAACGATGATATCCGTGCGCGTCGCACGAAAGAAGCATTCGTTGAATCCCTTGAGCGTCTGCAAACAGATTACATGGACCTTTGTTTACTACACTGGCCAGTTGATGGCATTGTAGAAGCATGGGCAGCACTTGTTGACTTGTATGAAGAAGGAAAGATTAAGTCGATTGGTGTTTCGAACTTCAAGCAACATCACTTAGATCAATTAGAAGAAGCCGGCTTGATGAAGCCTATGGTGAATCAAATCGAACTGCATCCACAAAACCCACAGCGTGCGTTTGTGACGTCTCTACAAGAGGCAGGCATTCACGTGGAAGCGTGGAGTCCATTGATGCAAGGGAAGTTTTTAGAGTTCCCACTGTTTGAAGAGCTTGCAGAAAAATATGGCAAAGCCCCTTCTCAAGTTGTCCTTCGCTGGCACTTGCAGCATGGTCACATCGCTTTACCAAAGTCAGTAACACCTGCTCGTATCCACGAGAACTTAGCTGCATTTGACTTTGAGCTTTCTTCTGACGACATGGCTGCAATTGATGCCATCGCAACAGATGTCCGCTTAGGTGCAGACCCGGACGAAATTGATTTTTAA
- a CDS encoding GNAT family N-acetyltransferase, with the protein MPVTIRKCTIEDIETIQQIGRQTYFETFVAHNTEENMNDYLQKAFADSKLREELENPDSEFYVAEQDGKVAAYLKINQLDAQSEPMDSDYLEIERIYVLIEFQKLGLGKLLYDRALERAMSLRKSKIWLGVWENNHNALTFYSKIGFERIGQHSFFMGDDEQIDYILVKSVKEEVF; encoded by the coding sequence ATGCCAGTGACAATACGAAAATGCACTATAGAAGATATTGAAACGATCCAACAGATAGGTCGCCAAACCTATTTTGAAACATTTGTTGCTCATAACACAGAAGAAAATATGAACGACTATTTGCAAAAGGCATTTGCAGACTCAAAACTTCGTGAAGAACTAGAGAATCCCGACTCGGAATTCTATGTGGCAGAACAGGACGGGAAGGTCGCAGCCTATTTGAAGATCAATCAGTTGGACGCACAATCAGAGCCTATGGATTCTGACTATCTAGAAATCGAGCGAATCTATGTCTTGATAGAATTTCAGAAGCTCGGATTAGGAAAACTTCTCTATGATAGAGCGCTTGAAAGAGCAATGAGTCTTCGGAAATCTAAAATTTGGTTGGGTGTTTGGGAGAACAATCATAATGCGCTCACGTTTTATTCAAAGATTGGATTTGAGCGAATCGGGCAACACTCCTTCTTCATGGGAGACGATGAGCAAATCGATTACATTTTGGTCAAATCAGTAAAAGAAGAGGTGTTTTGA
- a CDS encoding MmcQ/YjbR family DNA-binding protein — protein MLNDNDALHAFFLSLPGTVHDYKEEWTADRYMIGDKMYAMLGGDKEGKAILTVKAEPSYAEELRTEYEVIVPGYYMNKTHWNSIYRDAELSDELIAKMIRHSYEQVLEKLPKRTQREILGDY, from the coding sequence ATGTTGAATGACAACGATGCACTCCATGCATTCTTTCTTTCCTTACCCGGGACAGTCCATGATTATAAAGAAGAATGGACAGCTGATCGCTACATGATTGGTGATAAGATGTATGCGATGCTTGGCGGTGACAAGGAAGGTAAAGCAATCCTTACTGTTAAAGCAGAGCCTTCGTATGCGGAAGAACTTCGCACCGAGTACGAAGTGATTGTTCCTGGCTACTACATGAACAAAACCCATTGGAACTCGATTTACCGTGACGCAGAGTTATCAGATGAGTTGATTGCCAAGATGATTCGTCATTCGTATGAGCAGGTTTTGGAAAAGCTTCCGAAGCGCACACAGCGTGAGATATTAGGCGATTACTAA
- a CDS encoding DUF4825 domain-containing protein translates to MRRVLAVMFSVLLLASCANENTEVPKEELFDYEGSYVGSPMSMTNILKLLPDYGLEWKQMALETKEQPYGIELYYEKAEPEIAREAARTYSLYLLRLITNADFVTVHAGFSSYTYTREQWEAWLGLPLERYLSEQQLKQAVQMKLEQDPDREGLNETS, encoded by the coding sequence ATGAGAAGAGTGCTGGCGGTAATGTTTAGCGTTCTGCTACTTGCTAGTTGTGCCAATGAAAATACAGAGGTTCCGAAAGAAGAGCTATTTGATTATGAGGGTTCTTATGTAGGATCACCGATGTCGATGACAAACATTTTAAAGTTATTGCCAGATTATGGTCTCGAGTGGAAACAGATGGCGCTTGAGACCAAGGAACAACCTTATGGAATCGAGCTCTACTACGAGAAGGCAGAACCAGAGATAGCTAGGGAAGCAGCTCGAACATATAGTTTATATCTTTTGCGATTAATCACGAATGCAGATTTTGTAACGGTTCATGCTGGGTTTAGTTCTTATACGTACACACGTGAACAATGGGAAGCATGGCTAGGCTTACCTCTCGAACGATATTTATCGGAACAGCAATTGAAACAAGCGGTCCAAATGAAACTTGAACAAGATCCGGACAGAGAAGGTCTCAACGAAACCTCGTAA
- the yhfH gene encoding protein YhfH, translating into MNQPNLEANPKVCRECGTIIREQVESQLFECERCLNNQPE; encoded by the coding sequence ATGAATCAACCAAATCTTGAAGCGAACCCAAAAGTATGCCGTGAATGTGGCACTATCATTCGTGAGCAAGTCGAGTCTCAACTGTTTGAATGTGAGCGTTGCTTGAACAACCAACCCGAATAA
- a CDS encoding DUF421 domain-containing protein: MWTEDINALEMILRTTITFITLLLLTRFLGKEQLSQLTMFNYITGITIGSIAADLAGQAETPFIDGMISLIIWTILTLFVSWISLKSMRAKTLLDDEPSVVIRKGKILQRELKSSRLPVEDLKMLLRLQGIFSITEVEHAILETNGELSVYKKSANQPATKKDMQLPTKSTHYIPTQLITDGVIIERNLLELDLSKEWLMKELKKAGYQDPAQIFYAELQENGKLYIDSGNDE; this comes from the coding sequence ATGTGGACCGAAGACATCAACGCACTAGAAATGATTTTGCGCACAACTATAACGTTTATAACTCTACTGTTACTAACCCGCTTCCTCGGAAAAGAACAACTTAGCCAGCTCACTATGTTCAATTACATCACCGGCATCACTATCGGGTCAATTGCTGCCGACTTAGCAGGTCAAGCAGAAACCCCGTTCATAGACGGGATGATCTCACTCATCATCTGGACGATACTCACACTCTTTGTTAGTTGGATTTCCCTAAAATCTATGCGGGCAAAGACGCTACTTGATGATGAACCATCCGTCGTCATCCGGAAAGGGAAAATTCTTCAGCGCGAATTAAAGTCCAGTAGACTTCCGGTTGAGGATTTGAAGATGCTCCTTCGTCTGCAAGGGATTTTCTCCATTACAGAAGTCGAACATGCGATTCTCGAGACGAATGGAGAACTGAGCGTCTATAAAAAATCTGCGAACCAACCGGCCACTAAAAAAGACATGCAGTTACCGACAAAATCTACACACTATATTCCCACGCAGCTCATTACGGATGGGGTCATAATTGAACGCAACTTGTTAGAACTAGATCTTTCCAAAGAGTGGCTAATGAAAGAATTAAAAAAGGCTGGGTACCAAGATCCTGCCCAAATCTTCTATGCGGAACTTCAAGAGAACGGCAAACTCTATATCGACAGTGGCAATGACGAGTAA
- a CDS encoding FMN-binding negative transcriptional regulator encodes MYIPKRFNVKNPEEIWSFLKTHSFATLVTTSNGRPTATHIPVIVRREGENLLISGHVAYGNSQWRTWEQVEEALLIFQGPHSYISSSWYVEEQVPTWNYQAVHIYGAIRKQTDEELRADLKQLMVTYEQHRENPVLWETVTPELLEREIKGIVGFLVEASEVQAAYKMSQNRKDHDYANIIDQLKEEPDAGSHQVASEMERLRTSD; translated from the coding sequence ATGTATATTCCTAAACGATTCAACGTAAAAAATCCTGAAGAAATCTGGTCGTTTTTGAAAACTCACAGCTTTGCCACACTAGTCACAACTAGTAATGGGCGTCCTACAGCAACCCACATTCCTGTGATTGTGCGACGGGAAGGTGAGAACTTGCTGATCAGTGGACATGTGGCCTATGGGAACTCACAATGGCGGACATGGGAACAGGTGGAGGAAGCATTGCTGATATTTCAAGGACCGCATTCGTACATTTCTTCCTCCTGGTATGTCGAAGAACAAGTCCCTACATGGAACTATCAAGCAGTTCATATCTACGGGGCCATTCGTAAACAGACCGATGAAGAACTGCGAGCAGATTTAAAGCAACTCATGGTTACGTATGAACAACATCGAGAAAATCCTGTCTTATGGGAAACAGTAACGCCGGAACTTCTTGAGCGTGAAATCAAAGGGATTGTAGGATTTTTAGTGGAAGCAAGCGAGGTGCAAGCGGCGTATAAGATGAGTCAAAATCGAAAAGACCATGACTACGCAAACATCATTGACCAACTGAAGGAAGAACCCGATGCTGGTTCTCACCAAGTTGCTAGTGAGATGGAGCGTCTGCGAACGTCAGATTAG
- a CDS encoding MarR family transcriptional regulator, translating into MAEILREIGMIARALDSISNIEFKEFDLAKGHYLYLVRICEQPGIIQEKVAEQIKVDRTTAARAIQKLEQNELIEKRLEPSNRKNKYLYPTAKGLEIYPQILKEHKHSETVALYELSEHEAELLEKLLVRVRHNIEKDWEVVKKGQKRIY; encoded by the coding sequence GTGGCTGAGATTTTAAGAGAAATCGGAATGATTGCGAGGGCTCTCGACTCTATCAGCAATATTGAGTTTAAAGAGTTTGATTTAGCAAAAGGTCATTATTTGTACTTAGTCCGAATTTGCGAACAGCCAGGAATTATTCAAGAGAAAGTAGCAGAACAAATTAAAGTAGATCGGACTACAGCAGCGAGAGCTATTCAAAAGCTGGAACAAAATGAACTGATAGAAAAACGGCTAGAACCTTCAAATCGTAAAAACAAATATTTATACCCGACTGCAAAAGGTTTAGAGATCTATCCTCAGATTCTAAAAGAACATAAACACTCAGAAACGGTGGCGCTATACGAATTAAGCGAGCATGAAGCTGAGCTACTAGAAAAATTGTTGGTTCGAGTAAGACATAATATTGAGAAAGACTGGGAAGTCGTGAAAAAAGGGCAGAAACGAATTTATTAA
- a CDS encoding HAMP domain-containing sensor histidine kinase, with amino-acid sequence MKTNKQWGKWLAFGVLAFFILTALHSWAGFSRELLGEDFRDTDQFDHSVYYEIIEKLPALMVEPITKEELLEGFQVTESTIEEYRYRFGDLQSQIEDIRIQYEPTEGDEIGEELEAERDQKIADIRRNFEDDAYVEEKLLAEWERKVDRYIQEQQKQRNEFSINYPGIGYSLTNTATGETFDKETGVSDAYAVDFGSNNGWLQASRFDTHPDEAYEIQMGLDSFIASYSGTVYIPNSYIGPAIEDYKNRQLIFWVLTLLGVAAVVAGFFLWKKWKDDLLSSELLLPIARQPHEIRILIAGALLFVSYFLTSEITNGIFYYYGLDDFTFFTTFFAIGLLTAFLMYLISLVTTMNTYSYNTSLMKRSLEGLKGLFLNKSLAWQAVIILVIVFFWGFGTVLVGVVGGMILVWIPATLFIGIPALYFLFSRIAYLNRTMVQTARLKDGKVSEPFEIRGRSRLAEHAKVLNSLRDQLVTSQSSQVKSERLKSELITNVSHDLRTPLTSIITYTDLLKNPDLTDEQREQYVGVLERKSARLKTLIEDLFDVSKMASGNIELHKTKVDVASLLQQAIAEQQEALDKQNLDIRVGIAFQPVHAYMDGQKIWRVFDNLLLNISKYSMPGTRVYVALQETPTHAVVTFKNVSQYELGDDTAELTERFKRGDQARHTEGSGLGLAIAQSIVTLHNGEFDLNLDGDLFKVTILLPKGAM; translated from the coding sequence ATGAAGACAAATAAACAATGGGGGAAATGGCTTGCATTTGGTGTATTGGCATTTTTCATACTTACTGCCCTCCATTCTTGGGCAGGATTCTCAAGAGAGCTCCTTGGAGAAGATTTTAGAGACACTGATCAATTCGATCATTCTGTTTACTATGAAATAATTGAAAAACTCCCTGCATTGATGGTGGAGCCGATAACAAAAGAAGAATTACTAGAAGGTTTCCAAGTAACGGAAAGTACTATAGAAGAATATCGTTACCGTTTTGGAGATCTTCAATCTCAAATCGAGGATATTCGCATTCAATATGAACCAACTGAAGGCGATGAAATAGGTGAAGAACTGGAAGCAGAGCGTGATCAGAAAATAGCTGATATTCGAAGGAATTTCGAAGATGACGCGTATGTTGAAGAGAAGCTGCTTGCTGAATGGGAACGTAAAGTAGATCGCTATATTCAGGAGCAACAAAAACAACGAAATGAGTTTAGTATTAATTACCCGGGAATTGGCTACTCTCTTACAAATACAGCGACAGGAGAAACCTTTGATAAAGAAACTGGAGTCAGCGATGCCTATGCTGTTGATTTCGGTTCAAACAATGGTTGGCTGCAAGCAAGTAGATTTGACACTCATCCTGATGAAGCTTATGAGATTCAAATGGGATTGGATTCATTCATTGCTAGTTATAGTGGAACGGTATACATTCCAAACAGCTATATTGGTCCTGCGATTGAAGACTACAAAAATCGTCAATTAATTTTCTGGGTGCTCACCCTACTTGGAGTAGCAGCAGTAGTAGCAGGATTTTTCTTATGGAAAAAATGGAAAGATGATCTTTTGAGTAGTGAGCTACTTTTACCAATCGCAAGACAGCCTCATGAAATTCGTATTTTAATTGCAGGTGCACTACTCTTTGTTTCATACTTCTTAACATCAGAAATTACAAATGGTATTTTCTATTACTATGGATTAGATGACTTCACATTTTTCACTACGTTTTTTGCAATCGGATTATTAACAGCATTTCTGATGTATTTAATAAGTTTAGTTACAACTATGAATACTTATTCTTATAATACCTCCTTAATGAAAAGAAGTTTGGAGGGGCTAAAGGGTTTATTTCTAAACAAAAGTCTTGCGTGGCAAGCTGTTATCATCTTGGTCATTGTCTTCTTCTGGGGCTTTGGAACTGTATTGGTTGGTGTGGTCGGTGGAATGATTCTCGTTTGGATTCCCGCTACCTTATTCATCGGAATTCCCGCACTTTATTTCCTATTTAGTCGCATCGCATATCTGAACAGAACAATGGTGCAAACAGCTAGGTTGAAGGACGGAAAGGTCAGTGAACCATTCGAGATTCGCGGACGCTCCCGCCTGGCAGAGCATGCAAAAGTACTCAATAGCCTTCGCGATCAACTAGTGACGTCACAGTCTTCCCAAGTGAAAAGCGAGCGCTTGAAATCAGAACTGATTACGAATGTAAGTCATGATTTACGTACTCCGTTGACTTCAATCATTACTTATACAGATTTATTGAAAAATCCAGATTTGACAGATGAACAACGTGAACAGTATGTTGGAGTGCTCGAACGGAAATCGGCAAGGTTGAAAACGTTGATAGAAGACTTATTCGATGTGTCGAAGATGGCTTCCGGCAATATCGAGCTGCACAAAACAAAAGTAGATGTGGCGTCTTTACTCCAGCAGGCTATTGCTGAGCAACAGGAAGCACTGGATAAACAGAACCTTGATATACGTGTTGGCATAGCTTTCCAGCCAGTTCATGCCTATATGGACGGACAAAAGATCTGGCGTGTGTTTGACAATTTACTTCTAAACATCAGCAAATATTCAATGCCTGGCACACGAGTTTATGTCGCACTACAAGAAACACCAACCCATGCCGTGGTAACATTCAAAAATGTATCTCAGTATGAGTTAGGGGATGATACCGCGGAATTGACGGAACGCTTTAAACGCGGGGATCAAGCACGTCACACAGAAGGCTCTGGATTGGGACTAGCTATCGCACAATCCATAGTCACGTTGCATAATGGTGAATTTGATCTGAATTTGGATGGGGATCTCTTTAAAGTGACAATTCTCCTTCCAAAAGGAGCGATGTGA
- a CDS encoding ABC transporter permease subunit: MIRALVKDNLGWILGYSIGTSLYIFMIAAIYPSIAETGLIDAKLDSLPKELLDIFQYDPATMMDSVLNILSGNYYGLIFQVVALLFALTMTSRLLALPIDSGELMLYLSAPISRRTYVMAAGSILVGASFLLIGLNGAFLLLADILWSLDLNYSLVSALLINSFSLLVALGAIALFFATLFNESGKSYMLGAAVFGLMVVGVIVSGLSSNLEWMKAISLFTLFDANGILKDQSNWVWHSSLLLGIAVVFFILSLFIFKRRNLTL, encoded by the coding sequence ATGATTCGTGCTCTTGTGAAAGACAATCTTGGTTGGATTCTCGGCTATAGTATTGGGACAAGCCTCTACATTTTTATGATTGCGGCAATTTATCCTTCTATCGCGGAAACTGGCTTGATTGATGCCAAGCTCGATTCATTACCGAAAGAATTGCTCGACATTTTTCAGTATGATCCTGCCACGATGATGGACAGTGTTCTTAATATCCTTTCCGGTAACTATTATGGCTTGATCTTTCAAGTTGTCGCTCTTCTCTTTGCCTTAACGATGACTTCTCGCCTTCTCGCCCTTCCGATTGATTCAGGTGAACTCATGCTTTACTTGAGTGCCCCTATCTCTCGCCGTACTTATGTGATGGCAGCAGGAAGCATTTTAGTGGGGGCATCGTTCCTATTGATAGGGTTGAACGGAGCTTTCTTACTCCTTGCAGATATTCTTTGGAGTTTAGATCTGAATTACTCATTGGTGAGTGCCCTTCTCATAAATAGTTTTTCTTTACTTGTAGCTCTTGGGGCTATCGCTCTCTTCTTTGCTACATTGTTTAATGAAAGTGGAAAATCATATATGCTCGGAGCTGCCGTTTTCGGACTTATGGTCGTCGGAGTAATTGTAAGTGGATTGAGCAGTAATTTGGAATGGATGAAGGCGATCTCGTTATTTACATTGTTTGATGCGAATGGGATTCTAAAAGACCAGTCCAACTGGGTTTGGCACAGTTCACTTCTTTTAGGAATTGCAGTTGTATTTTTCATTCTATCTTTGTTTATTTTTAAACGTCGCAATCTCACGCTTTAA
- the aceB gene encoding malate synthase A — MTQLTTSIEIKAPQDEAVRQVLTPEALQFLEGLHRTFNERRKELLDAREVRQKELDTGSKLDFLSETKPIRDGDWTVAELPKDLQDRRVEITGPVDRKMVINALNSGAKLFMACFEDATAPTWHNMIHGQINMYDAIRKTISYTQPTTGKTYSLNEDVAVLQIRPRGWHLLEKHVVVDGEPMSGGLFDFGLYFFHNAKELLARGSGPYFYLPKLEHHLEARLWNDVFRYAQDTLGVPQGSIRATVLIETIPAAFQMDEILYELRDHSAGLNCGRWDYIFSYIKRLRNQPDVILPDRGQVTMTSPFMRAYTLLAIKTCHKRNAPAMGGMAAQIPIKGDEAANAAAFDKVREDKRREVTDGHDGTWVAHPALVAVALDEFNEHMPEPNQISRKRDDVDVTAEALVEVLSGTITENGLRVNCSVGVQYIASWLRGNGAAPINHLMEDAATAEISRTQVWQWIRHPEGKLEDGRKITAELVDQVLEEELQKLQGQFGKDVYDNGRFGEAASLFRRLVLNDEFFEFLTVPGYDQLEEVTDHESTKS, encoded by the coding sequence ATGACGCAATTGACAACTTCGATTGAAATCAAAGCGCCTCAGGATGAAGCCGTCCGTCAAGTGTTGACACCAGAAGCCTTGCAGTTTCTAGAAGGACTCCACCGGACGTTCAATGAACGACGGAAAGAACTTTTAGATGCGCGTGAAGTGCGTCAAAAAGAACTGGACACTGGGAGCAAGCTCGATTTTTTATCAGAGACAAAACCTATTCGGGACGGCGACTGGACGGTTGCCGAACTCCCGAAGGACCTTCAAGACCGCCGCGTGGAAATCACAGGGCCGGTTGACCGAAAAATGGTCATCAACGCTTTGAACTCTGGTGCCAAACTATTTATGGCTTGTTTTGAAGATGCCACAGCACCAACATGGCACAATATGATTCATGGCCAGATCAATATGTACGATGCGATTCGCAAGACGATTTCCTATACACAACCAACTACTGGCAAGACCTATTCACTAAATGAGGATGTCGCAGTACTTCAGATTCGCCCGCGTGGTTGGCACTTGTTAGAGAAACATGTAGTAGTGGATGGGGAGCCAATGTCTGGAGGGTTATTCGACTTCGGCTTGTACTTCTTCCATAATGCAAAAGAATTACTTGCTCGTGGAAGTGGCCCATATTTCTATCTACCAAAGCTCGAGCATCACTTAGAAGCCCGCTTGTGGAATGACGTGTTTAGATATGCACAAGATACACTTGGTGTTCCGCAAGGCTCCATCCGCGCAACTGTGTTAATCGAGACGATTCCGGCAGCTTTCCAGATGGACGAGATTTTGTACGAGTTACGTGATCACTCAGCAGGCCTGAACTGTGGGCGCTGGGATTACATCTTCAGCTACATCAAGCGACTTCGTAACCAACCAGACGTCATCTTACCAGACCGAGGCCAAGTGACGATGACTTCACCATTTATGAGGGCATATACGTTACTTGCTATCAAGACGTGTCACAAGCGCAATGCACCAGCAATGGGTGGGATGGCTGCTCAGATTCCGATTAAAGGTGACGAAGCAGCGAATGCCGCGGCATTTGATAAAGTGCGGGAAGACAAGCGCCGCGAAGTGACGGATGGGCATGACGGAACGTGGGTCGCGCATCCAGCACTTGTGGCAGTGGCACTCGATGAGTTCAATGAACACATGCCAGAGCCGAACCAGATTTCGCGAAAACGAGACGACGTGGATGTGACAGCGGAAGCATTAGTAGAAGTATTGAGTGGTACCATCACAGAAAATGGTTTACGTGTGAACTGTTCGGTTGGTGTTCAGTATATTGCTTCTTGGCTACGCGGAAACGGGGCTGCACCTATTAATCATCTAATGGAAGACGCAGCAACAGCCGAAATCTCGCGGACTCAAGTATGGCAATGGATTCGTCATCCGGAAGGAAAGCTTGAGGACGGTCGCAAGATTACAGCTGAACTTGTCGATCAAGTTCTTGAAGAAGAGCTGCAGAAGTTACAAGGGCAGTTCGGGAAAGATGTCTATGACAACGGACGATTTGGAGAGGCCGCTAGTCTCTTTAGACGATTAGTTCTAAATGATGAATTTTTCGAATTTCTCACAGTACCTGGCTATGACCAGTTGGAGGAGGTGACTGACCATGAATCAACCAAATCTTGA